The Ahaetulla prasina isolate Xishuangbanna chromosome 3, ASM2864084v1, whole genome shotgun sequence genome window below encodes:
- the LOC131194158 gene encoding protocadherin alpha-1-like isoform X16, whose product MLTWLKGLLQLLLLHTAWKMGSGQLHYSVLEESQHGTFVGRIAQDLGLEVSKLVPRMFRMLSKGEKDYFEVNLQNGILFVNSRIDREELCAKNADCVLHLEVIVEKPLRFFHVEIEIKDINDNAPIFSAREQILSIAEFITASGTRFLLERASDEDIGTNALLTYKLRPSNHFALDLGNDEDESKSVVLVLKVPLDREESPVHHLVLTATDGGEPKLTGTVQLIINVLDVNDNPPVFNQSAYRVKLLENTVSGSLVINLNATDLDEGINREISYSFHDSVALHVAKLFTINSDTGEIRVIGKLDYEVSKFYELPIVVLDKGSSQLTGHCKVLIDVLDMNDNIPELSVNSLSVPLPEDSPPGTVVAIISASDKDSGNNGQINCFLWPTGVPFKLESTFKNYYSLIVGASLDREQVTEYRMVVTVEDQGVPPLSSSITLLVPVSDINDNAPAFTQPSYTVFVKENNPPGAHIFTLSASDLDIDENALISYWIDEKLWPLSSYISVHSESGKLYALQSLDYEELKVLEFQVRAKDAGLPSLCGNVTVQVFVIDENDNAPSISRSSEENLIILMVPVMPGHIVGKIHALDADSGYNAWLKYELVEESNGPWSVGQYSGEVSTKYYLDESDGSKIQNILILVNDHGKPQLSATATLSVSLVTSGQTIKTDINLQRSGETFVPLVDSINIYLIIAICSVSSLFLLAALIYVALRCHCKAKEPMVYGPGMATLVCASEVGSWSFSNRHSHILAGVSAEAGVKSDLMIFSPNIPVFADNGEIINGVDVPPDSAKKMGNIEMGVNYFQIQPESQNHPILIGVILHLYELECKVLYTWKRQEACVLDQEDPSNSGQQYPVQQQNLKLVKCPLQWELA is encoded by the coding sequence ATGCTTACCTGGCTGAAGGGGCTGCTGCAGTTGCTTCTGCTCCACACTGCTTGGAAAATGGGGAGCGGCCAGCTCCATTATTCTGTGCTGGAGGAATCCCAGCACGGCACCTTTGTGGGCCGCATTGCCCAGGATCTGGGGTTGGAGGTGAGTAAGCTGGTGCCTCGGATGTTCCGGATGCTGTCCAAAGGAGAGAAGGACTATTTTGAGGTAAACCTGCAGAATGGGATCTTGTTTGTAAATtcccggatagacagggaggagCTGTGTGCCAAGAATGCAGACTGTGTCCTTCATCTGGAGGTGATTGTGGAGAAACCTCTCAGGTTCTTCCATGTGGAGATTGAAATCAAAGACATTAATGATAATGCTCCCATCTTCTCAGCCAGGGAACAGATCCTGAGCATAGCAGAATTTATAACAGCATCTGGTACCCGATTCCTCTTAGAGAGAGCATCTGATGAAGATATTGGTACTAATGCTCTGTTAACATACAAGCTCAGGCCAAGCAACCATTTTGCTCTTGATTTAGGAAATGATGAAGATGAGAGTAAATCTGTAGTCCTTGTACTGAAGGTTCCACTTGATAGAGAGGAGAGCCCTGTGCATCATTTAGTACTGACAGCCACTGATGGTGGTGAACCAAAACTCACAGGAACTGTTCAGCTAATCATCAATGTGCTGGATGTCAATGACAACCCTCCTGTGTTTAATCAATCTGCTTATAGGGTAAAGTTGCTAGAAAACACAGTCAGTGGGTCATTAGTTATTAATCTGAATGCTACAGACTTAGATGAAGGGATTAATAGGGAAATCTCTTATTCTTTTCATGATAGTGTCGCTCTACATGTTGCAAAGTTGTTTACTATAAATTCTGATACTGGGGAAATCAGAGTAATTGGAAAATTGGATTATGAAGTAAGTAAGTTCTATGAACTTCCAATTGTAGTACTAGATAAAGGCAGTTCTCAATTAACTGGGCACTGTAAAGTTCTCATTGACGTTTTGGACATGAATGACAACATTCCAGAATTATCTGTGAATTCTCTCTCTGTGCCATTGCCAGAGGACTCCCCTCCAGGGACTGTGGTAGCCATCATCAGTGCTTCTGACAAGGATTCTGGTAACAATGGACAGATAAACTGTTTCCTCTGGCCCACTGGAGTACCCTTCAAACTCGAGTCCACATTCAAGAATTACTACTCCTTAATTGTTGGAGCATCTTTGGATAGGGAGCAGGTGACTGAGTACAGGATGGTTGTGACAGTGGAAGATCAAGGCGTTCCACCACTGTCTTCTAGCATCACACTCTTAGTGCCTGTTAGTGACATAAATGACAATGCTCCAGCTTTCACTCAACCCTCCTACACTGTCTTTGTGAAGGAGAACAATCCCCCTGGTGCTCACATCTTCACACTATCTGCCTCGGACCTAGACATAGATGAGAATGCCCTGATCAGCTATTGGATAGATGAGAAGCTCTGGCCATTGTCAAGCTACATCTCTGTACATTCGGAGAGTGGAAAACTCTATGCTTTGCAGTCCTTGGACTATGAGGAATTGAAAGTGCTGGAGTTCCAGGTGAGAGCTAAGGATGCTGGACTTCCCTCCTTATGTGGTAATGTGACTGTTCAAGTCTTTGTGATAGATGAGAATGACAATGCACCTTCCATTTCAAGATCATCAGAAGAAAACTTGATTATTCTCATGGTCCCTGTGATGCCTGGGCATATTGTAGGCAAGATCCATGCCTTGGATGCGGATTCTGGATACAATGCATGGCTAAAGTATGAATTGGTTGAAGAAAGCAATGGTCCATGGTCTGTGGGGCAGTATAGTGGTGAGGTGAGTACCAAATATTATCTGGATGAATCAGACGGAAGCAAAATCCAGAATATCCTTATTCTTGTGAACGATCATGGAAAACCTCAACTATCAGCCACAGCCACCTTGAGTGTGTCACTTGTGACAAGTGGTCAGACAATCAAAACGGATATTAATCTTCAAAGGTCAGGGGAGACCTTCGTGCCCCTGGTGGACTCAATCAACATCTATCTGATCATTGCCATCTGCTCTGTTTCCAGCCTCTTCTTGCTGGCCGCTCTCATCTATGTGGCCCTGCGATGCCACTGCAAGGCAAAGGAACCCATGGTTTATGGCCCTGGCATGGCCACCCTGGTGTGTGCCAGTGAAGTGGGCAGCTGGTCCTTTTCCAATCGCCACAGCCACATCCTGGCTGGTGTGAGTGCAGAGGCTGGTGTCAAGAGCGATCTCATGATTTTCAGTCCCAATATTCCTGTCTTTGCAGATAATGGGGAAATTATCAACGGGGTGGATGTGCCCCCAGATTCTGCTAAAAAG
- the LOC131194158 gene encoding protocadherin alpha-1-like isoform X18, producing MLTWPKGLLQLLLLYTAWKMGSGQLHYSVLEESQHGTFVGRIAQDLRLEVSELVPRMFRMLSKGEKDYFEVNLQNGILFVNSRIDREELCAKNADCVLHLEVIVEKPLRFFHVEVEIKDINDNAPIFSAREQILSMAELITASGTRFPLERASDADIGTNALLTYKLSPSNHFILDSGKNEDESKSVVLLLKVPLDREESPVHHLILTATDGGEPKLTGTVQLVIHVLDVNDNHPVFNQSVYRVKLLENTASGSLVITLNATDLDEGVNGEISYFFSKEVPLHFTKIFSINSDIGEIRIIGKLDYEDINCYELQIVAEDKGSSPLSGHCEVFVDVLDMNDNSPEVFVNSLSVPLPEDSTPGTVVAILSASDKDSGISGQVTCVLQPSEVPFKILSTFKNYYSLIVGAPLDREQVAEYRMVVTVEDQGVSPLSSSITILVPISDINDNAPAFTQPSYTVFVKENNPPGAHIFTVSAMDPDVAENALITYWIDEKLWPLSSYISLHSESGKLYALQSLDYEELKLLEFQVRAKDAGMPTLCGNATLQVFVMDENDNAPVVSRSSEENLILLVVPVMPGHIVGKIHALDADSGYNAWLRYELIEESNGPWTVGQYSGEVSTKYSLDESEGSKIQSVLVLVKDHGKPQLSATATLSVSLVTSGQTMKTDINLPRSGETFVSLVDSINVYLIIAICSVSSLFLLAALIYVALRCHCKAKEPMVYGPGMATLVCASEVGSWSYSNRHSHILAGVSAEAGAKSDLMIFSPNIPVFANNGELRNGTELIPDSAKEIMGKLSTGWMCPQIQLKRWTLIRCGFYLPLLPVRNGTACSLRSCASLIPDDVRVSGQSLLPVLLPIRKNRSELGTAHH from the exons ATGCTTACCTGGCCGAAGGGGCTGCTGCAGCTGCTTCTGCTCTACACTGCCTGGAAAATGGGGAGCGGCCAGCTCCATTATTCTGTGCTGGAGGAATCCCAGCACGGCACCTTTGTGGGCCGCATTGCCCAGGATCTGAGGTTGGAGGTGAGTGAGCTGGTGCCTCGGATGTTCCGGATGCTGTCCAAAGGAGAGAAGGACTATTTTGAGGTAAACCTGCAGAATGGGATCTTATTTGTAAATtcccggatagacagggaggagCTGTGTGCCAAGAATGCAGACTGTGTCCTTCATCTGGAGGTGATTGTAGAGAAGCCTCTGAGGTTCTTCCATGTGGAGGTTGAAATCAAAGACATTAATGACAATGCTCCCATCTTCTCAGCCAGGGAACAGATTCTGAGCATGGCTGAACTGATAACAGCATCTGGTACCCGATTTCCATTAGAGAGAGCCTCTGATGCAGATATTGGTACTAATGCTCTGTTAACTTACAAGCTCAGCCCAAGCAACCATTTTATTCTTGATTCAGGAAAAAATGAAGATGAGAGTAAATCTGTAGTACTTCTATTGAAGGTTCCACTTGACAGAGAGGAGAGCCCTGTGCATCATTTAATACTGACAGCTACTGATGGTGGTGAACCAAAACTCACAGGAACTGTTCAGCTCGTCATCCATGTGCTGGATGTCAATGACAACCATCCTGTGTTTAATCAATCTGTTTACAGGGTAAAGTTGCTAGAAAATACAGCTAGTGGGTCATTAGTCATTACTCTGAATGCTACAGACTTAGATGAAGGGGTAAATGGGgaaatctcttatttttttagtaAAGAAGTACCTTTACATTTCACAAAGATTTTTAGTATAAATTCTGATATTGGGGAAATCAGAATAATTGGAAAATTGGACTATGAAGATATTAATTGCTATGAACTtcaaattgttgcagaagataaaGGCAGTTCTCCATTATCAGGACATTGTGAAGTTTTTGTTGATGTATTGGACATGAATGATAATAGTCCAGAAGTATTTGTGAATTCTCTCTCTGTGCCATTGCCAGAGGATTCCACTCCAGGGACTGTGGTAGCTATCCTGAGTGCTTCAGACAAGGATTCTGGAATTAGTGGACAAGTAACCTGTGTTCTACAACCCTCTGAGGTGCCTTTCAAAATACTGTCCACATTCAAAAATTACTACTCCCTAATTGTTGGAGCACCTTTGGATAGGGAGCAGGTGGCTGAGTACAGGATGGTTGTGACAGTGGAAGATCAAGGTGTTTCACCACTGTCTTCTAGCATCACCATCTTAGTGCCTATCAGTGACATAAATGATAATGCTCCAGCTTTCACTCAACCCTCCTACACAGTCTTTGTGAAGGAGAACAATCCCCCTGGTGCTCACATCTTTACAGTATCAGCCATGGACCCAGATGTAGCTGAAAATGCCCTGATCACCTATTGGATAGATGAAAAGCTCTGGCCATTGTCAAGCTACATCTCTCTACATTCGGAGAGTGGAAAACTTTATGCTTTGCAGTCCTTGGACTATGAGGAGTTGAAACTGCTAGAGTTCCAGGTGAGAGCCAAGGATGCTGGGATGCCTACCTTATGTGGCAATGCAACTCTTCAAGTCTTTGTGATGGATGAGAATGACAATGCACCTGTTGTGTCAAGATCATCAGAAGAGAACCTGATTCTTCTCGTGGTCCCTGTGATGCCTGGGCATATTGTAGGCAAGATCCATGCCTTGGATGCGGATTCTGGATACAATGCATGGCTAAGGTATGAACTGATTGAAGAAAGCAATGGTCCATGGACTGTAGGGCAATATAGCGGTGAGGTGAGTACCAAATATTCTTTGGATGAATCAGAAGGAAGCAAAATCCAGAGTGTGTTGGTTCTTGTGAAGGACCATGGAAAACCTCAACTCTCAGCCACAGCTACCCTGAGTGTGTCACTTGTGACAAGTGGTCAGACAATGAAAACAGATATTAACCTCCCCAGGTCAGGGGAGACCTTTGTGTCCCTGGTGGACTCGATCAACGTCTATCTGATCATTGCCATCTGCTCTGTCTCCAGCCTCTTCTTGCTGGCCGCTCTCATCTATGTGGCCCTGCGATGCCACTGCAAGGCAAAGGAACCCATGGTTTATGGCCCTGGCATGGCCACCCTGGTGTGTGCCAGTGAAGTGGGCAGCTGGTCCTATTCCAATCGCCACAGCCACATTCTGGCAGGTGTGAGTGCAGAGGCTGGTGCCAAGAGTGACCTTATGATTTTCAGTCCCAACATTCCTGTTTTTGCAAATAATGGGGAACTTAGGAATGGGACAGAATTGATCCCAGATTCAGCTAAAGAG ATAATGGGGAAATTATCAACGGGGTGGATGTGCCCCCAGATTCAGCTAAAAAG ATGGACATTAATCAggtgtgggttctacttacctttactaccggttcgcaacgggaccgCATGCTCGCTACGTTCATGCGCTTCGCTCAttcctgatgatgtcagggtcagtgggcagagcctcttgcCAGTTTTATTACCaattcgcaagaaccggtctgaactggggacAGCCCACCACTGA
- the LOC131194158 gene encoding protocadherin alpha-1-like isoform X30, with amino-acid sequence MLTWPKGLLQLLLLYTAWKMGSGQLHYSVLEESQHGTFVGRIAQDLRLEVSELVPRMFRMLSKGEKDYFEVNLQNGILFVNSRIDREELCAKNADCVLHLEVIVEKPLRFFHVEVEIKDINDNAPIFSAREQILSMAELITASGTRFPLERASDADIGTNALLTYKLSPSNHFILDSGKNEDESKSVVLLLKVPLDREESPVHHLILTATDGGEPKLTGTVQLVIHVLDVNDNHPVFNQSVYRVKLLENTASGSLVITLNATDLDEGVNGEISYFFSKEVPLHFTKIFSINSDIGEIRIIGKLDYEDINCYELQIVAEDKGSSPLSGHCEVFVDVLDMNDNSPEVFVNSLSVPLPEDSTPGTVVAILSASDKDSGISGQVTCVLQPSEVPFKILSTFKNYYSLIVGAPLDREQVAEYRMVVTVEDQGVSPLSSSITILVPISDINDNAPAFTQPSYTVFVKENNPPGAHIFTVSAMDPDVAENALITYWIDEKLWPLSSYISLHSESGKLYALQSLDYEELKLLEFQVRAKDAGMPTLCGNATLQVFVMDENDNAPVVSRSSEENLILLVVPVMPGHIVGKIHALDADSGYNAWLRYELIEESNGPWTVGQYSGEVSTKYSLDESEGSKIQSVLVLVKDHGKPQLSATATLSVSLVTSGQTMKTDINLPRSGETFVSLVDSINVYLIIAICSVSSLFLLAALIYVALRCHCKAKEPMVYGPGMATLVCASEVGSWSYSNRHSHILAGVSAEAGAKSDLMIFSPNIPVFANNGELRNGTELIPDSAKEAAFLNEAPSED; translated from the coding sequence ATGCTTACCTGGCCGAAGGGGCTGCTGCAGCTGCTTCTGCTCTACACTGCCTGGAAAATGGGGAGCGGCCAGCTCCATTATTCTGTGCTGGAGGAATCCCAGCACGGCACCTTTGTGGGCCGCATTGCCCAGGATCTGAGGTTGGAGGTGAGTGAGCTGGTGCCTCGGATGTTCCGGATGCTGTCCAAAGGAGAGAAGGACTATTTTGAGGTAAACCTGCAGAATGGGATCTTATTTGTAAATtcccggatagacagggaggagCTGTGTGCCAAGAATGCAGACTGTGTCCTTCATCTGGAGGTGATTGTAGAGAAGCCTCTGAGGTTCTTCCATGTGGAGGTTGAAATCAAAGACATTAATGACAATGCTCCCATCTTCTCAGCCAGGGAACAGATTCTGAGCATGGCTGAACTGATAACAGCATCTGGTACCCGATTTCCATTAGAGAGAGCCTCTGATGCAGATATTGGTACTAATGCTCTGTTAACTTACAAGCTCAGCCCAAGCAACCATTTTATTCTTGATTCAGGAAAAAATGAAGATGAGAGTAAATCTGTAGTACTTCTATTGAAGGTTCCACTTGACAGAGAGGAGAGCCCTGTGCATCATTTAATACTGACAGCTACTGATGGTGGTGAACCAAAACTCACAGGAACTGTTCAGCTCGTCATCCATGTGCTGGATGTCAATGACAACCATCCTGTGTTTAATCAATCTGTTTACAGGGTAAAGTTGCTAGAAAATACAGCTAGTGGGTCATTAGTCATTACTCTGAATGCTACAGACTTAGATGAAGGGGTAAATGGGgaaatctcttatttttttagtaAAGAAGTACCTTTACATTTCACAAAGATTTTTAGTATAAATTCTGATATTGGGGAAATCAGAATAATTGGAAAATTGGACTATGAAGATATTAATTGCTATGAACTtcaaattgttgcagaagataaaGGCAGTTCTCCATTATCAGGACATTGTGAAGTTTTTGTTGATGTATTGGACATGAATGATAATAGTCCAGAAGTATTTGTGAATTCTCTCTCTGTGCCATTGCCAGAGGATTCCACTCCAGGGACTGTGGTAGCTATCCTGAGTGCTTCAGACAAGGATTCTGGAATTAGTGGACAAGTAACCTGTGTTCTACAACCCTCTGAGGTGCCTTTCAAAATACTGTCCACATTCAAAAATTACTACTCCCTAATTGTTGGAGCACCTTTGGATAGGGAGCAGGTGGCTGAGTACAGGATGGTTGTGACAGTGGAAGATCAAGGTGTTTCACCACTGTCTTCTAGCATCACCATCTTAGTGCCTATCAGTGACATAAATGATAATGCTCCAGCTTTCACTCAACCCTCCTACACAGTCTTTGTGAAGGAGAACAATCCCCCTGGTGCTCACATCTTTACAGTATCAGCCATGGACCCAGATGTAGCTGAAAATGCCCTGATCACCTATTGGATAGATGAAAAGCTCTGGCCATTGTCAAGCTACATCTCTCTACATTCGGAGAGTGGAAAACTTTATGCTTTGCAGTCCTTGGACTATGAGGAGTTGAAACTGCTAGAGTTCCAGGTGAGAGCCAAGGATGCTGGGATGCCTACCTTATGTGGCAATGCAACTCTTCAAGTCTTTGTGATGGATGAGAATGACAATGCACCTGTTGTGTCAAGATCATCAGAAGAGAACCTGATTCTTCTCGTGGTCCCTGTGATGCCTGGGCATATTGTAGGCAAGATCCATGCCTTGGATGCGGATTCTGGATACAATGCATGGCTAAGGTATGAACTGATTGAAGAAAGCAATGGTCCATGGACTGTAGGGCAATATAGCGGTGAGGTGAGTACCAAATATTCTTTGGATGAATCAGAAGGAAGCAAAATCCAGAGTGTGTTGGTTCTTGTGAAGGACCATGGAAAACCTCAACTCTCAGCCACAGCTACCCTGAGTGTGTCACTTGTGACAAGTGGTCAGACAATGAAAACAGATATTAACCTCCCCAGGTCAGGGGAGACCTTTGTGTCCCTGGTGGACTCGATCAACGTCTATCTGATCATTGCCATCTGCTCTGTCTCCAGCCTCTTCTTGCTGGCCGCTCTCATCTATGTGGCCCTGCGATGCCACTGCAAGGCAAAGGAACCCATGGTTTATGGCCCTGGCATGGCCACCCTGGTGTGTGCCAGTGAAGTGGGCAGCTGGTCCTATTCCAATCGCCACAGCCACATTCTGGCAGGTGTGAGTGCAGAGGCTGGTGCCAAGAGTGACCTTATGATTTTCAGTCCCAACATTCCTGTTTTTGCAAATAATGGGGAACTTAGGAATGGGACAGAATTGATCCCAGATTCAGCTAAAGAG
- the LOC131194158 gene encoding protocadherin alpha-1-like isoform X28, which yields MLTWPKGLLQLLLLYTAWKMGSGQLHYSVLEESQHGTFVGRIAQDLRLEVSELVPRMFRMLSKGEKDYFEVNLQNGILFVNSRIDREELCAKNADCVLHLEVIVEKPLRFFHVEVEIKDINDNAPIFSAREQILSMAELITASGTRFPLERASDADIGTNALLTYKLSPSNHFILDSGKNEDESKSVVLLLKVPLDREESPVHHLILTATDGGEPKLTGTVQLVIHVLDVNDNHPVFNQSVYRVKLLENTASGSLVITLNATDLDEGVNGEISYFFSKEVPLHFTKIFSINSDIGEIRIIGKLDYEDINCYELQIVAEDKGSSPLSGHCEVFVDVLDMNDNSPEVFVNSLSVPLPEDSTPGTVVAILSASDKDSGISGQVTCVLQPSEVPFKILSTFKNYYSLIVGAPLDREQVAEYRMVVTVEDQGVSPLSSSITILVPISDINDNAPAFTQPSYTVFVKENNPPGAHIFTVSAMDPDVAENALITYWIDEKLWPLSSYISLHSESGKLYALQSLDYEELKLLEFQVRAKDAGMPTLCGNATLQVFVMDENDNAPVVSRSSEENLILLVVPVMPGHIVGKIHALDADSGYNAWLRYELIEESNGPWTVGQYSGEVSTKYSLDESEGSKIQSVLVLVKDHGKPQLSATATLSVSLVTSGQTMKTDINLPRSGETFVSLVDSINVYLIIAICSVSSLFLLAALIYVALRCHCKAKEPMVYGPGMATLVCASEVGSWSYSNRHSHILAGVSAEAGAKSDLMIFSPNIPVFANNGELRNGTELIPDSAKEVNYNQDIEKCHQ from the exons ATGCTTACCTGGCCGAAGGGGCTGCTGCAGCTGCTTCTGCTCTACACTGCCTGGAAAATGGGGAGCGGCCAGCTCCATTATTCTGTGCTGGAGGAATCCCAGCACGGCACCTTTGTGGGCCGCATTGCCCAGGATCTGAGGTTGGAGGTGAGTGAGCTGGTGCCTCGGATGTTCCGGATGCTGTCCAAAGGAGAGAAGGACTATTTTGAGGTAAACCTGCAGAATGGGATCTTATTTGTAAATtcccggatagacagggaggagCTGTGTGCCAAGAATGCAGACTGTGTCCTTCATCTGGAGGTGATTGTAGAGAAGCCTCTGAGGTTCTTCCATGTGGAGGTTGAAATCAAAGACATTAATGACAATGCTCCCATCTTCTCAGCCAGGGAACAGATTCTGAGCATGGCTGAACTGATAACAGCATCTGGTACCCGATTTCCATTAGAGAGAGCCTCTGATGCAGATATTGGTACTAATGCTCTGTTAACTTACAAGCTCAGCCCAAGCAACCATTTTATTCTTGATTCAGGAAAAAATGAAGATGAGAGTAAATCTGTAGTACTTCTATTGAAGGTTCCACTTGACAGAGAGGAGAGCCCTGTGCATCATTTAATACTGACAGCTACTGATGGTGGTGAACCAAAACTCACAGGAACTGTTCAGCTCGTCATCCATGTGCTGGATGTCAATGACAACCATCCTGTGTTTAATCAATCTGTTTACAGGGTAAAGTTGCTAGAAAATACAGCTAGTGGGTCATTAGTCATTACTCTGAATGCTACAGACTTAGATGAAGGGGTAAATGGGgaaatctcttatttttttagtaAAGAAGTACCTTTACATTTCACAAAGATTTTTAGTATAAATTCTGATATTGGGGAAATCAGAATAATTGGAAAATTGGACTATGAAGATATTAATTGCTATGAACTtcaaattgttgcagaagataaaGGCAGTTCTCCATTATCAGGACATTGTGAAGTTTTTGTTGATGTATTGGACATGAATGATAATAGTCCAGAAGTATTTGTGAATTCTCTCTCTGTGCCATTGCCAGAGGATTCCACTCCAGGGACTGTGGTAGCTATCCTGAGTGCTTCAGACAAGGATTCTGGAATTAGTGGACAAGTAACCTGTGTTCTACAACCCTCTGAGGTGCCTTTCAAAATACTGTCCACATTCAAAAATTACTACTCCCTAATTGTTGGAGCACCTTTGGATAGGGAGCAGGTGGCTGAGTACAGGATGGTTGTGACAGTGGAAGATCAAGGTGTTTCACCACTGTCTTCTAGCATCACCATCTTAGTGCCTATCAGTGACATAAATGATAATGCTCCAGCTTTCACTCAACCCTCCTACACAGTCTTTGTGAAGGAGAACAATCCCCCTGGTGCTCACATCTTTACAGTATCAGCCATGGACCCAGATGTAGCTGAAAATGCCCTGATCACCTATTGGATAGATGAAAAGCTCTGGCCATTGTCAAGCTACATCTCTCTACATTCGGAGAGTGGAAAACTTTATGCTTTGCAGTCCTTGGACTATGAGGAGTTGAAACTGCTAGAGTTCCAGGTGAGAGCCAAGGATGCTGGGATGCCTACCTTATGTGGCAATGCAACTCTTCAAGTCTTTGTGATGGATGAGAATGACAATGCACCTGTTGTGTCAAGATCATCAGAAGAGAACCTGATTCTTCTCGTGGTCCCTGTGATGCCTGGGCATATTGTAGGCAAGATCCATGCCTTGGATGCGGATTCTGGATACAATGCATGGCTAAGGTATGAACTGATTGAAGAAAGCAATGGTCCATGGACTGTAGGGCAATATAGCGGTGAGGTGAGTACCAAATATTCTTTGGATGAATCAGAAGGAAGCAAAATCCAGAGTGTGTTGGTTCTTGTGAAGGACCATGGAAAACCTCAACTCTCAGCCACAGCTACCCTGAGTGTGTCACTTGTGACAAGTGGTCAGACAATGAAAACAGATATTAACCTCCCCAGGTCAGGGGAGACCTTTGTGTCCCTGGTGGACTCGATCAACGTCTATCTGATCATTGCCATCTGCTCTGTCTCCAGCCTCTTCTTGCTGGCCGCTCTCATCTATGTGGCCCTGCGATGCCACTGCAAGGCAAAGGAACCCATGGTTTATGGCCCTGGCATGGCCACCCTGGTGTGTGCCAGTGAAGTGGGCAGCTGGTCCTATTCCAATCGCCACAGCCACATTCTGGCAGGTGTGAGTGCAGAGGCTGGTGCCAAGAGTGACCTTATGATTTTCAGTCCCAACATTCCTGTTTTTGCAAATAATGGGGAACTTAGGAATGGGACAGAATTGATCCCAGATTCAGCTAAAGAG gtcAACTACAATCAAGATATAGAAAAATGTCACCAATGA